The genomic stretch GGAATGCTCGCGGACTCCTGGACCGCCCAGTCGCCGCTCGCGCCGCTGACCGTGCAGACCCAGGGCGACACGTTCTTCGAGGACCGCTTCGCCGGCAAGACCGACTTCGCGACCGGCTGGCGGGAAGCGATGGAGAAACTCGCTCAGCTGTTCCGGTACACCCAGCCCGATCCGCTCTCCAAGGGGTACGAGGACGGGACTTCGGCGTTTGCCGCGGGCGGATCCGCGATGCTGCTGCTCGGTAGTTACGCGGTCCCGCAGATCCGGGCGGGCAAGCCGGCGTTCAAGGTCGGCAGCATCGCGCTTCCCGCGACCGACGATCCGGCAAAAACGACGCTCGTTTCCGGCGTCGACGTCGTGCTGACCGCGTCACGCAGCGGCGAGCACCCAGAGGAATCGCAGCGCTTCATCGATTTCCTCATGGGGGAGCAGATCGTGATCGATTACTGCAAGGCTCAGGTCGCCGTTCCCACGCTCAAAGGCCTCACCAATACCGACCCGGCGCTGGCAGGCGTGCAACCGTACGTCGAGTCCGGACGGATCGTCGGCTTCACCGACCATCAGTTCATTCCGGCGATCCCGCTCGGCCCGCTACTGCAGGAATTCCTGCTCGACGGCGACGTCAGCGCCTTCCTGACCGACTTGGACGACGCCTGGAACAAGGTCGCGAAGCGGCGCACCTGGGGCCTCGGGGCGGTGAAGGAGGGATGAGCGGCCGGGTATCGCGGGCGTTTTACGTCATGGTGTTGCCGGCGGTCGTGCTGTTCTTCGTCTTCCACACGATCCCGGTGGTCCAGGGCATCTATTACAGCTTCACGGACTCCCCGGGATACGGCCCGTCCGAGCTCGTCGGCTTCCGGAACTACATCGCGCTGTTCACCGACGGCCGGGTGCTGCACGCGTATTGGTTCACGTTCCTGATCGCGGCGGTCGCCACGATCCTGGTGAACGTGGTCTCGCTGGCGATCGCGCTCGGCCTCAACGGCAAAATCAAATTCAAGACGACGTTGCGCGGCGTCTACTTCATCCCGAACGTGCTGGCGATCCTGGTCATCGGGTACATCTTCAGCTACCTGTTCAACAACTCGTTGCCGGCGCTGGCTACCCAGCTCGGCATCGATTCGCTGTCCACATCGCTGCTCACCGACGCGAAGACCGCGTGGATCGGCATCGTCATCCTCGCGGTCTGGCAGGCAGCGGCGTTCAACATCATCATCTACATCGCCGGCCTGCAGACCGTTCCGGCGGAGCTGTACGAAGCCGCCAGCATCGACGGCGCATCGGCCTGGCGGCAGTTCCGCAGCGTCACGTTCCCGATGATCGCCGGGTTCTTCACGATCAACATGGTGCTGTCGCTCAAGTCGTTCCTGCAGATCTTCGACCACATCATCGCGCTCACCAACGGCGGGCCGGGAACCGACACCGAATCGGTCTCGGTGCTGATCTACAAGGGTGGATTCCAGGGCGGGG from Cryptosporangium aurantiacum encodes the following:
- a CDS encoding ABC transporter substrate-binding protein; this translates as MSVDQLRLRSGPFVLALLLAAATLTACSGGDSRKTITFFQFKPEAQAYFQDLAQQFEAANPDVRVVVDNPAEPETALRTRLVKNDVPDVMSLNANGAFGEWATAKIFRDFRDESILDDVNPAYLEIIRTLGQGTPGEVNGVPFAANASGLLYNEQLFAQHRVGIPRTFDELIAAAEKFKAAGITPFYGMLADSWTAQSPLAPLTVQTQGDTFFEDRFAGKTDFATGWREAMEKLAQLFRYTQPDPLSKGYEDGTSAFAAGGSAMLLLGSYAVPQIRAGKPAFKVGSIALPATDDPAKTTLVSGVDVVLTASRSGEHPEESQRFIDFLMGEQIVIDYCKAQVAVPTLKGLTNTDPALAGVQPYVESGRIVGFTDHQFIPAIPLGPLLQEFLLDGDVSAFLTDLDDAWNKVAKRRTWGLGAVKEG
- a CDS encoding carbohydrate ABC transporter permease, giving the protein MSGRVSRAFYVMVLPAVVLFFVFHTIPVVQGIYYSFTDSPGYGPSELVGFRNYIALFTDGRVLHAYWFTFLIAAVATILVNVVSLAIALGLNGKIKFKTTLRGVYFIPNVLAILVIGYIFSYLFNNSLPALATQLGIDSLSTSLLTDAKTAWIGIVILAVWQAAAFNIIIYIAGLQTVPAELYEAASIDGASAWRQFRSVTFPMIAGFFTINMVLSLKSFLQIFDHIIALTNGGPGTDTESVSVLIYKGGFQGGEYGYQSANSVVFFVIIVALSITQLRVLQRREVSV